The region CGTAGCTCATCAGGCCGTCCGCGTACACGGTGACGGGCGCGCCCATGAAGATCTGCGAGATGCCGAGCGCCGGGTTGACCTGGATCGACTCCACGGCCAGCTCGATGTCGTCGTCGCCGAGGTTCCAGGCGAGCCGCAGATGCCGCTCCCACAGGGGGACGTCGTCGAGCCGCGGGGCCCAGCCGCCGGGGTGGAAGGGCGAGATGGTCTCGTTCCACGAGATCACGTCGTCGAAGCGGCCGCGCAGCTGCTCGAACCCGGGCATCTCGTCGAGGCCGGGCGTCGTCTCGGGCGTCGCCGCGTTGTTGGAGACGAGCAGGATGCGCCGGTCGGCGGGGCGGAAGCAGTCGGTGTCCAGGGCCGCGGCGAGCGTGGCCGTGCCGTACAGCGTGGACGCCATGAAGATCTGGGTGGTCACGCGGCCACTCCCGTGGTGGAAGCCGGACGGCGGCGCAGCCGGCGCAGCCGCGTGGCGCGCTGCACGTCCATCGAGTCGAGGGCGTCGTCGAGCACGTCCTGCGGCATGTTCCGCAGAGCGACGGCGCTCATCGACTTCAGTTTCCGTGCCACTGCCGGCTCGAACCTTTCGATGGATCCCAGATGATGGGAAATAATCGCGCAATAGGTGCGCACGGCCTTGGGCAGGAGTTTTTCGGCGTCGCGGTCCGCCGCGGTTTCCGCCACCACCTGGTCGAACGCGCGAATGAAGTCGAGCTGGCGCACGTCCCCGATCTGGGTGAGGGAAGAGGCCACACCACGCCGGTAGAACACACCGAGAAGCCCCACCGTGGCGAAGGATTCCGCCTCCCGGTGCAGCTTCCAGATCCAGGGCCGGTCCTCGGCCGTCCGCAGGCCGTCGGTGAAGTGCAGCAGCCCCCGGTCGACCAGCCGGCGGTGGTAGATGCCCGCCCAGGCGTAGGCGTAGTCGACGGAGGTGGAGCGGTCGGCGGGCAGTATCGCGTCGCGGGGGTTCAGTACCACTCCGCGCCGGCCGTGCGGGACCCTGTGGATGGTGCGGGCCCGCGCGGTGCACTGGACATGGTCCGTACGGACGAAGTCGCAGCCCAGCTGTTCGATGGAGGCAACAAGTTGTTCGTAGTAGCCGGGGGCGAGCCAGTCGTCCCCGTCGAGGAACGTGAGGTATTCGCCGTGCGCCGCGTCGATGCCCGTGTTGCGCGCGGTCGCCAGTCCTCCGTTCTTCTCGTGTCTGACATACACCGCGCCGGGGAGCTCGCGCTCCGCGCGCGCGAGAATGTCCGGAGTTTCG is a window of Streptomyces sp. NBC_00271 DNA encoding:
- a CDS encoding glycosyltransferase family 2 protein, with protein sequence MVKLSVIVPFYNVQQYAPDTLKSLRANAREDFEFVLVDDCSRDETPDILARAERELPGAVYVRHEKNGGLATARNTGIDAAHGEYLTFLDGDDWLAPGYYEQLVASIEQLGCDFVRTDHVQCTARARTIHRVPHGRRGVVLNPRDAILPADRSTSVDYAYAWAGIYHRRLVDRGLLHFTDGLRTAEDRPWIWKLHREAESFATVGLLGVFYRRGVASSLTQIGDVRQLDFIRAFDQVVAETAADRDAEKLLPKAVRTYCAIISHHLGSIERFEPAVARKLKSMSAVALRNMPQDVLDDALDSMDVQRATRLRRLRRRPASTTGVAA